One region of Bombus affinis isolate iyBomAffi1 chromosome 3, iyBomAffi1.2, whole genome shotgun sequence genomic DNA includes:
- the LOC126914192 gene encoding uncharacterized protein LOC126914192 isoform X3 produces the protein MEVHPSRFVAMIRSSPFLETRITGFKHYSTFKISPTVIEERQKFWNEFFLKYSEREFDKTELDIFTLKPCRKEFNVEEKIEVETVKQPMCKPLSVVQYWVNTGYLPYTELYVKKDKQLNIELSLTSEECISSSHHKSSSSSVDTAAYILSNMNTTNKVETMAIVEGAKSNSIGSFQKTQDIDVIQNKICEENNGESNENILETNGSDEQQYSPKICEMSNHVLSQKGTDEEEYTTQTQRNIYADVATDMLSGTINSHEKLIQTFHDSINSNSYIKQNLSNTKSPHVNQTFLTEESFKFEDSSTKIGHRKKLYTGRDSPVDLISMKSNSRSAISNSKQNLHPALDFECKLSKKCKISKKRRMSCFSTYNKLMNTSQFNISNRKKRKRKKSVPKFKAINDNITKNSVIDQHLVKSGTDKYVNRSLSANASINKQTEFNKSVNRLQKINTKGYKKLEELQSLNPVVCLTRLSKDDIAKYKRSKKIIKSINNLSTIELSELSNQRRRRLNKMTNMKHLVVRLSRLSERDIEKYKRLSNVALNLNSKVHLKKSSEIEIQKYTKSTNTMNNFRNLNPVVLLKRLSNIDIQKYKSANNKSTLGRSDSFSKFAQLQNGDKFNNLPKLDKLMHMTSMLHAVAVTDDAVSDQTTVLLCKCDNMSLGDCSTDDLTIFSKNSSQSHSTSIKTRNNRMLQIKEKFHEKGEELNSKICNKKIGMTEACAKNKRKRVNDKNQLKPSTNKSNLKNKRDSRKRQFTKLHSINNSFENNSETSNINKDVVLERGNECMNKNKKKSHISISSDEDNEFMKLVHCSEDMQKLKLRQYYKVLNEKFNSTIDKLEETRNSIIKFTVSSMNSTSLSNKLLSDSIIKDGKFKKRQENLSPMKNEECL, from the exons AATCACAGGTTTTAAACATTATTCAACCTTTAAAATATCTCCCACTGTCATAGAAGAGAGACAAAAATTTTGGAATGAATTCTTTCTTAAATATTCAGAAAGA gaATTTGATAAAACTGAGTTGGATATCTTTACATTAAAACCATGTCGAAAAGAATTCAATGTGGAGGAGAAAATAGAAGTAGAAACGGTAAAGCAGCCTATGTGTAAACCATTAAGTGTGGTACAATATTGGGTAAATACAGGTTATCTACCTTATACAGAGCTTTATGTAAAGAAAGACAAACAATTGAATATTGAATTATCTTTGACAAGCGAAGAATGTATAAGTTCATCGCATCATAAGTCTTCTAGTAGTTCTGTTGATACTGCTgcttatattttatcaaatatgAACACAACTAATAAAGTAGAAACAATGGCTATTGTAGAGGGAGCAAAATCTAATTCAATAGGAAGTTTTCAAAAGACACAAGATATTGatgtaatacaaaataaaatatgtgaAGAGAATAACGGAGAgagtaatgaaaatatattggaGACTAATGGTAGTGATGAACAGCAGTATTCTCCTAAGATTTGTGAAATGTCAAATCATGTGTTATCACAAAAGGGTACAGATGAGGAGGAATATACGACACAAACACAAAGAAATATATATGCAGATGTTGCTACAGATATGTTGTCAGGAACAATTAATAGTCATGAAAAACTAATACAAACATTTCATGATAGTATTAATAGTAATTCTTACATTAAACAAAATTTATCAAATACGAAATCACCACATGTCAACCAAACTTTCTTGACAGAAGAAAGCTTTAAGTTTGAAGATAGTTCTACAAAAATAGGACATCGGAAGAAATTATATACTGGTAGAGATTCACCTGTTGATCTTATTAGTATGAAAAGTAATAGCAGAAGTGCAATATCTAATTCAAAACAAAATTTACATCCTGCATTAGATTTTGAATGTAAGTTatcaaaaaaatgtaaaattagtAAGAAAAGAAGAATGAGTTGCTTTTCCACATATAATAAACTAATGAATACTAGccaatttaatatttctaatcGTAAGAAACGTAAACGGAAGAAAAGTGTACCAAAATTCAAGGCTATAAATGACAACATTACAAAGAATTCAGTGATAGACCAACATTTAGTAAAAAGTGGCActgataaatatgtaaatagatctCTATCAGCTAATGCATCTATAAATAAACAAACCGAATTTAATAAATCCGTAAACCGTttacaaaaaataaatacaaaaggATATAAGAAATTAGAAGAATTACAAAGTTTAAATCCAGTAGTTTGTTTAACACGATTATCAAAAGATGATATTGCAAAATATAAAAGATCAAAGAAgataataaaaagtattaaCAATTTAAGTACAATTGAATTATCAGAACTTAGTAATCAACGACGTAGACGATTAAATAAAATGACAAATATGAAACACTTAGTTGTTCGTTTATCACGTTTGTCAGAACgcgatattgaaaaatataagagGCTAAGTAATGTGGCATTAAACCTAAATTCAAAGgttcatttaaaaaaatcatCAGAGATCGAAATTCAAAAGTATACAAAATCTACCAACACTATGAacaattttagaaatttaaatCCAGTGGTTTTATTAAAAAGACTGTCAAACATTgatattcaaaaatataaaagtgcCAATAATAAAAGTACATTAGGTAGAAGTGATTCATTTTCAAAATTTGCTCAATTACAAAATGGTGATAAGTTTAATAACCTTCCAAAACTTGATAAATTAATGCATATGACTTCTATGTTGCATGCTGTTGCAGTAACTGATGACGCAGTTAGTGACCAAACTACTGTTTTGCTTTGCAAGTGTGATAATATGTCACTCGGCGATTGTTCTACAGATGATTTAActatattttcaaaaaatagTTCTCAATCCCATTCTACTTCTATAAAAACTCGTAATAATCGTAtgttacaaataaaagaaaaatttcatgaaaaaggagaagaattaaatagcaaaatatgtaataaaaaaatagGTATGACAGAAGCGTGtgctaaaaataaaagaaaaagagtaaatGATAAAAATCAGTTAAAGCCTAGTACCAATAAAAGCAATCTTAAGAATAAGCGTGATTCAAGAAAAAGACAATTTACAAAGCTACATAGTATAAATAATTCTTTTGAGAATAATTCGGAAActtcaaatataaataaagatgtagttCTTGAAAGAGGTAATGAATGTATgaataagaataaaaagaaatcacaTATCTCGATATCCTCCGATGAAGATAATGAATTTATGAAACTTGTACATTGTTCAGAAGATATGCAAAAATTAAAACTAAGACAATATTATAAAGTATTGAATGAGAAATTCAATAGTACAATAGACAAATTAGAAGAAACAAGGAatagtataataaaatttacagTTTCAAGTATGAATTCAACTAGTTTATCAAATAAGTTACTTTCAGACTCTATAATTAAAGATGGTAAGTTTAAAAAAAGACAAGAAAATTTAAGCCCAATGAAAAATGAGGAGTGTTTGTAA
- the LOC126914192 gene encoding uncharacterized protein LOC126914192 isoform X1, whose translation MTSDWIAQVSIRMLSIYVYLVQEWSVFGSFLSTKPTNRCYNGRNIAKQIRTGDGQIHYHETREVTSLPQPNSILFFRITGFKHYSTFKISPTVIEERQKFWNEFFLKYSEREFDKTELDIFTLKPCRKEFNVEEKIEVETVKQPMCKPLSVVQYWVNTGYLPYTELYVKKDKQLNIELSLTSEECISSSHHKSSSSSVDTAAYILSNMNTTNKVETMAIVEGAKSNSIGSFQKTQDIDVIQNKICEENNGESNENILETNGSDEQQYSPKICEMSNHVLSQKGTDEEEYTTQTQRNIYADVATDMLSGTINSHEKLIQTFHDSINSNSYIKQNLSNTKSPHVNQTFLTEESFKFEDSSTKIGHRKKLYTGRDSPVDLISMKSNSRSAISNSKQNLHPALDFECKLSKKCKISKKRRMSCFSTYNKLMNTSQFNISNRKKRKRKKSVPKFKAINDNITKNSVIDQHLVKSGTDKYVNRSLSANASINKQTEFNKSVNRLQKINTKGYKKLEELQSLNPVVCLTRLSKDDIAKYKRSKKIIKSINNLSTIELSELSNQRRRRLNKMTNMKHLVVRLSRLSERDIEKYKRLSNVALNLNSKVHLKKSSEIEIQKYTKSTNTMNNFRNLNPVVLLKRLSNIDIQKYKSANNKSTLGRSDSFSKFAQLQNGDKFNNLPKLDKLMHMTSMLHAVAVTDDAVSDQTTVLLCKCDNMSLGDCSTDDLTIFSKNSSQSHSTSIKTRNNRMLQIKEKFHEKGEELNSKICNKKIGMTEACAKNKRKRVNDKNQLKPSTNKSNLKNKRDSRKRQFTKLHSINNSFENNSETSNINKDVVLERGNECMNKNKKKSHISISSDEDNEFMKLVHCSEDMQKLKLRQYYKVLNEKFNSTIDKLEETRNSIIKFTVSSMNSTSLSNKLLSDSIIKDGKFKKRQENLSPMKNEECL comes from the exons AATCACAGGTTTTAAACATTATTCAACCTTTAAAATATCTCCCACTGTCATAGAAGAGAGACAAAAATTTTGGAATGAATTCTTTCTTAAATATTCAGAAAGA gaATTTGATAAAACTGAGTTGGATATCTTTACATTAAAACCATGTCGAAAAGAATTCAATGTGGAGGAGAAAATAGAAGTAGAAACGGTAAAGCAGCCTATGTGTAAACCATTAAGTGTGGTACAATATTGGGTAAATACAGGTTATCTACCTTATACAGAGCTTTATGTAAAGAAAGACAAACAATTGAATATTGAATTATCTTTGACAAGCGAAGAATGTATAAGTTCATCGCATCATAAGTCTTCTAGTAGTTCTGTTGATACTGCTgcttatattttatcaaatatgAACACAACTAATAAAGTAGAAACAATGGCTATTGTAGAGGGAGCAAAATCTAATTCAATAGGAAGTTTTCAAAAGACACAAGATATTGatgtaatacaaaataaaatatgtgaAGAGAATAACGGAGAgagtaatgaaaatatattggaGACTAATGGTAGTGATGAACAGCAGTATTCTCCTAAGATTTGTGAAATGTCAAATCATGTGTTATCACAAAAGGGTACAGATGAGGAGGAATATACGACACAAACACAAAGAAATATATATGCAGATGTTGCTACAGATATGTTGTCAGGAACAATTAATAGTCATGAAAAACTAATACAAACATTTCATGATAGTATTAATAGTAATTCTTACATTAAACAAAATTTATCAAATACGAAATCACCACATGTCAACCAAACTTTCTTGACAGAAGAAAGCTTTAAGTTTGAAGATAGTTCTACAAAAATAGGACATCGGAAGAAATTATATACTGGTAGAGATTCACCTGTTGATCTTATTAGTATGAAAAGTAATAGCAGAAGTGCAATATCTAATTCAAAACAAAATTTACATCCTGCATTAGATTTTGAATGTAAGTTatcaaaaaaatgtaaaattagtAAGAAAAGAAGAATGAGTTGCTTTTCCACATATAATAAACTAATGAATACTAGccaatttaatatttctaatcGTAAGAAACGTAAACGGAAGAAAAGTGTACCAAAATTCAAGGCTATAAATGACAACATTACAAAGAATTCAGTGATAGACCAACATTTAGTAAAAAGTGGCActgataaatatgtaaatagatctCTATCAGCTAATGCATCTATAAATAAACAAACCGAATTTAATAAATCCGTAAACCGTttacaaaaaataaatacaaaaggATATAAGAAATTAGAAGAATTACAAAGTTTAAATCCAGTAGTTTGTTTAACACGATTATCAAAAGATGATATTGCAAAATATAAAAGATCAAAGAAgataataaaaagtattaaCAATTTAAGTACAATTGAATTATCAGAACTTAGTAATCAACGACGTAGACGATTAAATAAAATGACAAATATGAAACACTTAGTTGTTCGTTTATCACGTTTGTCAGAACgcgatattgaaaaatataagagGCTAAGTAATGTGGCATTAAACCTAAATTCAAAGgttcatttaaaaaaatcatCAGAGATCGAAATTCAAAAGTATACAAAATCTACCAACACTATGAacaattttagaaatttaaatCCAGTGGTTTTATTAAAAAGACTGTCAAACATTgatattcaaaaatataaaagtgcCAATAATAAAAGTACATTAGGTAGAAGTGATTCATTTTCAAAATTTGCTCAATTACAAAATGGTGATAAGTTTAATAACCTTCCAAAACTTGATAAATTAATGCATATGACTTCTATGTTGCATGCTGTTGCAGTAACTGATGACGCAGTTAGTGACCAAACTACTGTTTTGCTTTGCAAGTGTGATAATATGTCACTCGGCGATTGTTCTACAGATGATTTAActatattttcaaaaaatagTTCTCAATCCCATTCTACTTCTATAAAAACTCGTAATAATCGTAtgttacaaataaaagaaaaatttcatgaaaaaggagaagaattaaatagcaaaatatgtaataaaaaaatagGTATGACAGAAGCGTGtgctaaaaataaaagaaaaagagtaaatGATAAAAATCAGTTAAAGCCTAGTACCAATAAAAGCAATCTTAAGAATAAGCGTGATTCAAGAAAAAGACAATTTACAAAGCTACATAGTATAAATAATTCTTTTGAGAATAATTCGGAAActtcaaatataaataaagatgtagttCTTGAAAGAGGTAATGAATGTATgaataagaataaaaagaaatcacaTATCTCGATATCCTCCGATGAAGATAATGAATTTATGAAACTTGTACATTGTTCAGAAGATATGCAAAAATTAAAACTAAGACAATATTATAAAGTATTGAATGAGAAATTCAATAGTACAATAGACAAATTAGAAGAAACAAGGAatagtataataaaatttacagTTTCAAGTATGAATTCAACTAGTTTATCAAATAAGTTACTTTCAGACTCTATAATTAAAGATGGTAAGTTTAAAAAAAGACAAGAAAATTTAAGCCCAATGAAAAATGAGGAGTGTTTGTAA
- the LOC126914192 gene encoding uncharacterized protein LOC126914192 isoform X2, which yields MASKINKKVSGDDSLSLSYNEGVGRITGFKHYSTFKISPTVIEERQKFWNEFFLKYSEREFDKTELDIFTLKPCRKEFNVEEKIEVETVKQPMCKPLSVVQYWVNTGYLPYTELYVKKDKQLNIELSLTSEECISSSHHKSSSSSVDTAAYILSNMNTTNKVETMAIVEGAKSNSIGSFQKTQDIDVIQNKICEENNGESNENILETNGSDEQQYSPKICEMSNHVLSQKGTDEEEYTTQTQRNIYADVATDMLSGTINSHEKLIQTFHDSINSNSYIKQNLSNTKSPHVNQTFLTEESFKFEDSSTKIGHRKKLYTGRDSPVDLISMKSNSRSAISNSKQNLHPALDFECKLSKKCKISKKRRMSCFSTYNKLMNTSQFNISNRKKRKRKKSVPKFKAINDNITKNSVIDQHLVKSGTDKYVNRSLSANASINKQTEFNKSVNRLQKINTKGYKKLEELQSLNPVVCLTRLSKDDIAKYKRSKKIIKSINNLSTIELSELSNQRRRRLNKMTNMKHLVVRLSRLSERDIEKYKRLSNVALNLNSKVHLKKSSEIEIQKYTKSTNTMNNFRNLNPVVLLKRLSNIDIQKYKSANNKSTLGRSDSFSKFAQLQNGDKFNNLPKLDKLMHMTSMLHAVAVTDDAVSDQTTVLLCKCDNMSLGDCSTDDLTIFSKNSSQSHSTSIKTRNNRMLQIKEKFHEKGEELNSKICNKKIGMTEACAKNKRKRVNDKNQLKPSTNKSNLKNKRDSRKRQFTKLHSINNSFENNSETSNINKDVVLERGNECMNKNKKKSHISISSDEDNEFMKLVHCSEDMQKLKLRQYYKVLNEKFNSTIDKLEETRNSIIKFTVSSMNSTSLSNKLLSDSIIKDGKFKKRQENLSPMKNEECL from the exons GTGTTGGAAG AATCACAGGTTTTAAACATTATTCAACCTTTAAAATATCTCCCACTGTCATAGAAGAGAGACAAAAATTTTGGAATGAATTCTTTCTTAAATATTCAGAAAGA gaATTTGATAAAACTGAGTTGGATATCTTTACATTAAAACCATGTCGAAAAGAATTCAATGTGGAGGAGAAAATAGAAGTAGAAACGGTAAAGCAGCCTATGTGTAAACCATTAAGTGTGGTACAATATTGGGTAAATACAGGTTATCTACCTTATACAGAGCTTTATGTAAAGAAAGACAAACAATTGAATATTGAATTATCTTTGACAAGCGAAGAATGTATAAGTTCATCGCATCATAAGTCTTCTAGTAGTTCTGTTGATACTGCTgcttatattttatcaaatatgAACACAACTAATAAAGTAGAAACAATGGCTATTGTAGAGGGAGCAAAATCTAATTCAATAGGAAGTTTTCAAAAGACACAAGATATTGatgtaatacaaaataaaatatgtgaAGAGAATAACGGAGAgagtaatgaaaatatattggaGACTAATGGTAGTGATGAACAGCAGTATTCTCCTAAGATTTGTGAAATGTCAAATCATGTGTTATCACAAAAGGGTACAGATGAGGAGGAATATACGACACAAACACAAAGAAATATATATGCAGATGTTGCTACAGATATGTTGTCAGGAACAATTAATAGTCATGAAAAACTAATACAAACATTTCATGATAGTATTAATAGTAATTCTTACATTAAACAAAATTTATCAAATACGAAATCACCACATGTCAACCAAACTTTCTTGACAGAAGAAAGCTTTAAGTTTGAAGATAGTTCTACAAAAATAGGACATCGGAAGAAATTATATACTGGTAGAGATTCACCTGTTGATCTTATTAGTATGAAAAGTAATAGCAGAAGTGCAATATCTAATTCAAAACAAAATTTACATCCTGCATTAGATTTTGAATGTAAGTTatcaaaaaaatgtaaaattagtAAGAAAAGAAGAATGAGTTGCTTTTCCACATATAATAAACTAATGAATACTAGccaatttaatatttctaatcGTAAGAAACGTAAACGGAAGAAAAGTGTACCAAAATTCAAGGCTATAAATGACAACATTACAAAGAATTCAGTGATAGACCAACATTTAGTAAAAAGTGGCActgataaatatgtaaatagatctCTATCAGCTAATGCATCTATAAATAAACAAACCGAATTTAATAAATCCGTAAACCGTttacaaaaaataaatacaaaaggATATAAGAAATTAGAAGAATTACAAAGTTTAAATCCAGTAGTTTGTTTAACACGATTATCAAAAGATGATATTGCAAAATATAAAAGATCAAAGAAgataataaaaagtattaaCAATTTAAGTACAATTGAATTATCAGAACTTAGTAATCAACGACGTAGACGATTAAATAAAATGACAAATATGAAACACTTAGTTGTTCGTTTATCACGTTTGTCAGAACgcgatattgaaaaatataagagGCTAAGTAATGTGGCATTAAACCTAAATTCAAAGgttcatttaaaaaaatcatCAGAGATCGAAATTCAAAAGTATACAAAATCTACCAACACTATGAacaattttagaaatttaaatCCAGTGGTTTTATTAAAAAGACTGTCAAACATTgatattcaaaaatataaaagtgcCAATAATAAAAGTACATTAGGTAGAAGTGATTCATTTTCAAAATTTGCTCAATTACAAAATGGTGATAAGTTTAATAACCTTCCAAAACTTGATAAATTAATGCATATGACTTCTATGTTGCATGCTGTTGCAGTAACTGATGACGCAGTTAGTGACCAAACTACTGTTTTGCTTTGCAAGTGTGATAATATGTCACTCGGCGATTGTTCTACAGATGATTTAActatattttcaaaaaatagTTCTCAATCCCATTCTACTTCTATAAAAACTCGTAATAATCGTAtgttacaaataaaagaaaaatttcatgaaaaaggagaagaattaaatagcaaaatatgtaataaaaaaatagGTATGACAGAAGCGTGtgctaaaaataaaagaaaaagagtaaatGATAAAAATCAGTTAAAGCCTAGTACCAATAAAAGCAATCTTAAGAATAAGCGTGATTCAAGAAAAAGACAATTTACAAAGCTACATAGTATAAATAATTCTTTTGAGAATAATTCGGAAActtcaaatataaataaagatgtagttCTTGAAAGAGGTAATGAATGTATgaataagaataaaaagaaatcacaTATCTCGATATCCTCCGATGAAGATAATGAATTTATGAAACTTGTACATTGTTCAGAAGATATGCAAAAATTAAAACTAAGACAATATTATAAAGTATTGAATGAGAAATTCAATAGTACAATAGACAAATTAGAAGAAACAAGGAatagtataataaaatttacagTTTCAAGTATGAATTCAACTAGTTTATCAAATAAGTTACTTTCAGACTCTATAATTAAAGATGGTAAGTTTAAAAAAAGACAAGAAAATTTAAGCCCAATGAAAAATGAGGAGTGTTTGTAA
- the LOC126914192 gene encoding uncharacterized protein LOC126914192 isoform X4 codes for MCKPLSVVQYWVNTGYLPYTELYVKKDKQLNIELSLTSEECISSSHHKSSSSSVDTAAYILSNMNTTNKVETMAIVEGAKSNSIGSFQKTQDIDVIQNKICEENNGESNENILETNGSDEQQYSPKICEMSNHVLSQKGTDEEEYTTQTQRNIYADVATDMLSGTINSHEKLIQTFHDSINSNSYIKQNLSNTKSPHVNQTFLTEESFKFEDSSTKIGHRKKLYTGRDSPVDLISMKSNSRSAISNSKQNLHPALDFECKLSKKCKISKKRRMSCFSTYNKLMNTSQFNISNRKKRKRKKSVPKFKAINDNITKNSVIDQHLVKSGTDKYVNRSLSANASINKQTEFNKSVNRLQKINTKGYKKLEELQSLNPVVCLTRLSKDDIAKYKRSKKIIKSINNLSTIELSELSNQRRRRLNKMTNMKHLVVRLSRLSERDIEKYKRLSNVALNLNSKVHLKKSSEIEIQKYTKSTNTMNNFRNLNPVVLLKRLSNIDIQKYKSANNKSTLGRSDSFSKFAQLQNGDKFNNLPKLDKLMHMTSMLHAVAVTDDAVSDQTTVLLCKCDNMSLGDCSTDDLTIFSKNSSQSHSTSIKTRNNRMLQIKEKFHEKGEELNSKICNKKIGMTEACAKNKRKRVNDKNQLKPSTNKSNLKNKRDSRKRQFTKLHSINNSFENNSETSNINKDVVLERGNECMNKNKKKSHISISSDEDNEFMKLVHCSEDMQKLKLRQYYKVLNEKFNSTIDKLEETRNSIIKFTVSSMNSTSLSNKLLSDSIIKDGKFKKRQENLSPMKNEECL; via the coding sequence ATGTGTAAACCATTAAGTGTGGTACAATATTGGGTAAATACAGGTTATCTACCTTATACAGAGCTTTATGTAAAGAAAGACAAACAATTGAATATTGAATTATCTTTGACAAGCGAAGAATGTATAAGTTCATCGCATCATAAGTCTTCTAGTAGTTCTGTTGATACTGCTgcttatattttatcaaatatgAACACAACTAATAAAGTAGAAACAATGGCTATTGTAGAGGGAGCAAAATCTAATTCAATAGGAAGTTTTCAAAAGACACAAGATATTGatgtaatacaaaataaaatatgtgaAGAGAATAACGGAGAgagtaatgaaaatatattggaGACTAATGGTAGTGATGAACAGCAGTATTCTCCTAAGATTTGTGAAATGTCAAATCATGTGTTATCACAAAAGGGTACAGATGAGGAGGAATATACGACACAAACACAAAGAAATATATATGCAGATGTTGCTACAGATATGTTGTCAGGAACAATTAATAGTCATGAAAAACTAATACAAACATTTCATGATAGTATTAATAGTAATTCTTACATTAAACAAAATTTATCAAATACGAAATCACCACATGTCAACCAAACTTTCTTGACAGAAGAAAGCTTTAAGTTTGAAGATAGTTCTACAAAAATAGGACATCGGAAGAAATTATATACTGGTAGAGATTCACCTGTTGATCTTATTAGTATGAAAAGTAATAGCAGAAGTGCAATATCTAATTCAAAACAAAATTTACATCCTGCATTAGATTTTGAATGTAAGTTatcaaaaaaatgtaaaattagtAAGAAAAGAAGAATGAGTTGCTTTTCCACATATAATAAACTAATGAATACTAGccaatttaatatttctaatcGTAAGAAACGTAAACGGAAGAAAAGTGTACCAAAATTCAAGGCTATAAATGACAACATTACAAAGAATTCAGTGATAGACCAACATTTAGTAAAAAGTGGCActgataaatatgtaaatagatctCTATCAGCTAATGCATCTATAAATAAACAAACCGAATTTAATAAATCCGTAAACCGTttacaaaaaataaatacaaaaggATATAAGAAATTAGAAGAATTACAAAGTTTAAATCCAGTAGTTTGTTTAACACGATTATCAAAAGATGATATTGCAAAATATAAAAGATCAAAGAAgataataaaaagtattaaCAATTTAAGTACAATTGAATTATCAGAACTTAGTAATCAACGACGTAGACGATTAAATAAAATGACAAATATGAAACACTTAGTTGTTCGTTTATCACGTTTGTCAGAACgcgatattgaaaaatataagagGCTAAGTAATGTGGCATTAAACCTAAATTCAAAGgttcatttaaaaaaatcatCAGAGATCGAAATTCAAAAGTATACAAAATCTACCAACACTATGAacaattttagaaatttaaatCCAGTGGTTTTATTAAAAAGACTGTCAAACATTgatattcaaaaatataaaagtgcCAATAATAAAAGTACATTAGGTAGAAGTGATTCATTTTCAAAATTTGCTCAATTACAAAATGGTGATAAGTTTAATAACCTTCCAAAACTTGATAAATTAATGCATATGACTTCTATGTTGCATGCTGTTGCAGTAACTGATGACGCAGTTAGTGACCAAACTACTGTTTTGCTTTGCAAGTGTGATAATATGTCACTCGGCGATTGTTCTACAGATGATTTAActatattttcaaaaaatagTTCTCAATCCCATTCTACTTCTATAAAAACTCGTAATAATCGTAtgttacaaataaaagaaaaatttcatgaaaaaggagaagaattaaatagcaaaatatgtaataaaaaaatagGTATGACAGAAGCGTGtgctaaaaataaaagaaaaagagtaaatGATAAAAATCAGTTAAAGCCTAGTACCAATAAAAGCAATCTTAAGAATAAGCGTGATTCAAGAAAAAGACAATTTACAAAGCTACATAGTATAAATAATTCTTTTGAGAATAATTCGGAAActtcaaatataaataaagatgtagttCTTGAAAGAGGTAATGAATGTATgaataagaataaaaagaaatcacaTATCTCGATATCCTCCGATGAAGATAATGAATTTATGAAACTTGTACATTGTTCAGAAGATATGCAAAAATTAAAACTAAGACAATATTATAAAGTATTGAATGAGAAATTCAATAGTACAATAGACAAATTAGAAGAAACAAGGAatagtataataaaatttacagTTTCAAGTATGAATTCAACTAGTTTATCAAATAAGTTACTTTCAGACTCTATAATTAAAGATGGTAAGTTTAAAAAAAGACAAGAAAATTTAAGCCCAATGAAAAATGAGGAGTGTTTGTAA